From Cecembia calidifontis, one genomic window encodes:
- a CDS encoding acyl carrier protein, whose amino-acid sequence MKNFEKKKKAIEVFQTYGIALTGKKKTADFFQELKMDKVFVDGLIYELELKLQKEIEIEKITALRNPSMVLEELLTSVD is encoded by the coding sequence ATGAAAAATTTCGAGAAAAAGAAAAAAGCCATTGAAGTATTCCAAACCTATGGCATTGCTCTGACAGGAAAGAAGAAAACAGCAGATTTTTTCCAAGAACTGAAAATGGACAAGGTTTTTGTGGATGGTTTGATTTATGAATTGGAACTCAAGCTTCAAAAGGAAATCGAGATAGAAAAAATCACAGCGCTCAGAAATCCTTCGATGGTTTTGGAAGAACTGTTGACATCAGTTGACTGA
- a CDS encoding site-specific integrase yields MRTTNTFGVQFITRTNKAKDGLLPIYARVTVDGRRVEISLKRWIKPCDWNSSKGMAKGSREEIKSLNHYLDEVRARIMECYQEMQVQKRLITADAIKSMFLGTDQKDFTLCKLVDYHNQTMRDTLAWGTMKNYFTTQKYIHRFLKERFGTTDMFLSELSYKFITDFEFYLRNYKPKDHQKPLGNNGVMKHLERFRKMVTMAVKMEWVSRDPFDKYQLKFHRVDRDFLNDEELEAVENKDFKIVRLQWVRDLFVFSCYTGLAYIDAMNLTPSNITIGIDGEYWLSTCRQKTDQPVRVPILPKAWEIIEKYKTHPRALQKGSVFPMISNQKLNSYLKEIADLCGIEKNLTFHLARHTFATTVTLCNGVPLETVSKMLGHSKITTTQVYAKVVEKKVSEDMQALRERLAAPKLMKRAK; encoded by the coding sequence ATGAGAACTACAAACACCTTCGGAGTTCAGTTCATCACAAGAACGAACAAGGCCAAAGATGGCCTACTCCCAATCTATGCCAGGGTCACCGTTGATGGCCGCAGGGTAGAAATATCATTGAAGCGTTGGATCAAACCATGCGACTGGAACAGCTCAAAAGGCATGGCCAAGGGCAGCCGGGAAGAAATCAAATCGCTCAATCACTACCTGGATGAAGTCCGGGCAAGGATTATGGAGTGCTACCAGGAGATGCAGGTCCAAAAAAGACTGATCACTGCTGATGCCATCAAGAGTATGTTCCTGGGTACAGACCAAAAGGACTTCACCTTATGCAAGCTGGTGGATTATCACAACCAGACAATGCGGGATACACTGGCTTGGGGCACGATGAAAAACTACTTCACCACTCAGAAGTATATCCATCGATTTTTGAAAGAGCGCTTTGGTACTACCGACATGTTCCTTTCGGAACTGTCTTATAAATTCATCACCGATTTTGAATTCTACCTCCGAAACTATAAACCCAAAGACCACCAGAAGCCGCTTGGCAACAATGGAGTGATGAAGCATCTGGAGAGGTTCCGGAAGATGGTGACAATGGCCGTGAAAATGGAATGGGTAAGCAGGGATCCATTTGACAAGTACCAGCTCAAATTCCATCGGGTGGATCGGGATTTCCTCAATGATGAAGAGCTGGAGGCCGTAGAGAACAAGGACTTCAAAATTGTCCGCCTGCAGTGGGTAAGAGATTTGTTTGTGTTCAGTTGCTATACCGGACTGGCCTACATCGATGCTATGAACCTTACCCCATCCAATATTACCATTGGCATTGATGGGGAATACTGGTTATCTACCTGCCGCCAGAAGACCGACCAGCCGGTAAGGGTTCCTATCCTTCCCAAAGCCTGGGAAATAATAGAGAAATACAAGACCCATCCAAGGGCACTGCAGAAAGGATCGGTATTTCCAATGATTTCTAACCAAAAGCTGAACTCCTACTTGAAAGAAATTGCCGACCTCTGCGGAATTGAAAAGAACCTCACCTTTCACCTGGCCAGACATACATTTGCTACCACTGTTACCCTTTGCAATGGTGTGCCTTTGGAAACTGTGAGCAAGATGCTTGGTCATTCAAAAATCACCACTACTCAGGTTTATGCAAAGGTGGTGGAGAAGAAAGTGAGTGAAGACATGCAGGCTCTCCGTGAAAGGCTGGCAGCACCAAAATTGATGAAGAGGGCGAAATAG
- a CDS encoding IS1634 family transposase: protein MFVRRKPNKSGKISVQVIEKIKGKSKVVKTIGSSSDRSEVERLFILGEEWIKNHKGALEIPFSDEERIADSVLESVENITVSGTELLLDRIFNDIGFSAIQDDIFRWLVYSRICFPASKLKTCDYLLTYHGLEFQVQDLYRYMDKLYNNYKETVQLISFEHTKRILGGSINIVFYDVTTLYFEVDHEDDLRKSGFSKEGKHQNPQIVLGLLVGLEGYPLAYEIFEGNKFEGHTMIPVIEAFRKKYSLPAPIVVADSGLLSKSNVKELRDNGYEFILGARLKASPDKSKERILAFELENGESRLLDWEDGLRMVVSYSDRRAKKDRINREKGLKKLEKQLKSGKLNKSHINNRGYNKYLKMEGEVKIALDIEKFEQDGKWDGLKGYITNTNLDKDEVIENYNNLWKIEKAFRITKNEIKVRPVFHYKQRRIEAHISIAFVAYKVFKELERQLLEKGSKLSPQKAIEIAKGIYTVEIQLKSSGKKLRKTLLLNESQQKLAKMFGF, encoded by the coding sequence ATGTTTGTTCGGAGAAAACCCAATAAAAGTGGCAAGATCAGTGTTCAGGTAATTGAGAAGATCAAAGGTAAAAGCAAGGTTGTAAAAACGATCGGAAGCAGTTCTGATCGATCTGAGGTTGAAAGACTTTTTATTCTTGGGGAGGAATGGATAAAAAACCATAAAGGAGCACTTGAAATCCCCTTCAGTGATGAAGAACGGATTGCCGATTCTGTTCTGGAAAGTGTTGAAAACATCACTGTTTCAGGTACCGAGCTGCTTTTGGACAGGATTTTCAATGATATTGGGTTCAGCGCAATCCAAGATGATATCTTCAGGTGGCTGGTATATTCCAGGATCTGTTTTCCTGCCAGCAAGCTTAAAACCTGTGATTACCTGCTCACCTACCACGGCCTCGAATTCCAGGTTCAGGACCTTTACAGGTACATGGACAAGCTTTACAACAACTATAAGGAAACGGTCCAGCTGATCAGCTTTGAACATACCAAGAGAATACTCGGAGGGAGTATCAATATCGTTTTCTATGATGTTACTACGCTTTATTTTGAAGTGGATCATGAAGATGATCTTAGAAAGAGTGGTTTTTCCAAGGAGGGAAAGCATCAAAATCCACAGATTGTTTTGGGTCTGCTGGTTGGACTAGAGGGATATCCTCTGGCTTATGAGATTTTTGAGGGAAACAAGTTTGAAGGGCATACGATGATCCCTGTGATAGAAGCTTTTAGAAAGAAGTATAGCTTACCTGCTCCGATTGTTGTTGCCGATTCAGGTTTACTGTCAAAAAGCAATGTAAAAGAGTTACGGGACAACGGTTACGAGTTTATTCTGGGAGCAAGGCTGAAAGCTTCCCCTGATAAAAGTAAAGAGAGGATATTGGCTTTTGAACTTGAAAACGGCGAGAGCAGGCTGCTGGATTGGGAGGACGGGCTCAGAATGGTTGTCAGTTATTCAGACAGAAGAGCCAAAAAAGACAGGATCAACAGGGAGAAAGGTCTTAAAAAGCTCGAGAAACAGTTAAAATCAGGAAAGCTCAACAAAAGCCACATCAACAACAGGGGCTATAACAAGTATCTTAAAATGGAAGGGGAGGTAAAGATTGCACTTGATATTGAAAAGTTTGAACAGGATGGGAAATGGGACGGTCTCAAAGGGTATATTACCAACACAAACCTTGACAAAGACGAGGTCATTGAGAATTACAACAACCTTTGGAAAATAGAAAAGGCCTTCAGGATAACAAAAAATGAAATCAAAGTCAGGCCTGTTTTCCATTATAAACAACGCAGGATCGAAGCACATATAAGCATCGCATTCGTCGCTTACAAAGTGTTTAAGGAACTGGAAAGGCAGTTATTGGAAAAAGGATCAAAACTTTCTCCTCAGAAAGCCATAGAAATAGCAAAAGGGATTTACACTGTTGAAATACAGCTCAAATCTTCAGGTAAAAAGCTGAGAAAGACCCTGCTTTTGAACGAAAGTCAACAAAAACTCGCAAAAATGTTCGGTTTTTGA
- a CDS encoding ArsR/SmtB family transcription factor, producing MNTCIRVFADSDQINRCREDLKSKEKGLLELADVLNLAGNAVRLKILYLLKQENELCPCDLSDILGMTVPAVSQHLKKLKDAGIVTTKKSGQTIFYSVEAQSQRIISSVLELFKLPNSIPAL from the coding sequence ATGAATACATGTATCCGTGTCTTTGCCGATAGCGACCAGATCAATAGGTGCAGGGAGGACTTGAAAAGCAAGGAGAAAGGTCTTTTAGAACTGGCAGATGTATTGAATCTTGCCGGTAATGCGGTTCGCCTCAAAATCCTGTACCTCTTGAAACAGGAAAATGAACTTTGTCCGTGCGACTTGTCAGACATCTTGGGCATGACCGTGCCGGCCGTCTCCCAACATCTGAAAAAACTAAAGGATGCTGGGATCGTGACGACCAAAAAATCCGGACAAACTATATTCTATTCAGTAGAAGCGCAAAGTCAGCGAATCATTTCATCTGTGCTCGAATTGTTTAAGCTCCCAAATTCAATTCCTGCCTTATGA
- a CDS encoding metal-sensing transcriptional repressor translates to MIPHDLTQSIKVSLKTATGQLGYILSKIDDVDQVENILLQLKAVQSMLTKTTYELLDDTYRKALAERISSAYQSCPGDCGNEETIEKLRTLFPELKLEEVPEKLREARMVEEELKKFLSERLDTPSPRD, encoded by the coding sequence ATGATACCCCATGATCTCACTCAAAGCATAAAGGTTTCGCTAAAAACAGCAACAGGTCAGCTGGGATACATCCTTAGCAAAATAGATGATGTGGACCAGGTTGAAAATATCCTTTTGCAGCTAAAAGCTGTGCAGTCCATGCTTACTAAGACTACTTATGAGCTATTGGATGATACCTACAGGAAAGCACTAGCAGAAAGGATCTCGTCAGCTTACCAGAGCTGCCCTGGCGACTGTGGCAATGAAGAAACAATAGAAAAGCTGAGAACACTATTTCCAGAGCTTAAACTTGAAGAAGTGCCTGAAAAACTACGAGAAGCCCGCATGGTGGAAGAAGAATTGAAGAAATTTTTATCCGAACGTTTGGATACCCCCTCCCCCCGTGACTGA
- the merTP gene encoding mercuric transport protein MerTP, which yields MKNSLLTSGLLAALVSSLCCITPVLALVAGASGIASTFSWLDPARPFFVGITVVVLGFAWYQKFKPKAKEEKECACEEDLQPSFWQTKKFLSIITVFAALMLVFPLYAHIFYPKSEKQVIIVDKSDIQTVNFQIKGMTCQGCAAHVVHEVNKLSGILNVTASSDQGNAIVEFDKSKTSIPKIEEAINSTGYSVTNKAEK from the coding sequence ATGAAAAATTCCCTTTTAACCAGCGGCCTTTTAGCTGCTTTAGTAAGTTCACTTTGCTGCATCACCCCGGTGCTTGCATTAGTGGCCGGTGCAAGCGGGATTGCGTCCACTTTCTCATGGCTCGATCCGGCAAGGCCTTTTTTTGTCGGCATCACAGTGGTTGTATTAGGCTTTGCCTGGTATCAGAAATTCAAACCAAAGGCCAAAGAGGAAAAAGAATGTGCCTGTGAGGAGGACCTTCAGCCCTCCTTTTGGCAAACAAAAAAGTTCCTTTCAATAATCACGGTCTTTGCTGCCCTGATGTTGGTGTTCCCGCTTTATGCTCACATTTTCTACCCTAAATCTGAAAAGCAAGTGATCATCGTTGATAAGTCAGACATTCAGACCGTAAATTTTCAAATCAAAGGCATGACTTGTCAGGGGTGCGCAGCGCATGTAGTGCATGAAGTAAATAAGCTCAGCGGCATCCTGAATGTAACCGCCTCCTCCGACCAGGGGAATGCCATCGTGGAGTTTGACAAGTCCAAAACAAGTATCCCGAAAATTGAGGAAGCCATCAACTCAACCGGATATTCCGTGACCAATAAAGCAGAGAAATAA
- a CDS encoding GDCCVxC domain-containing (seleno)protein, whose product MEIILESTISCPECGHQKDETMPTDACQYFYECENCHQVLKPKAGDCCVYCSYGSAPCPPVQLDSDQACC is encoded by the coding sequence ATGGAAATCATATTAGAATCAACCATCTCCTGCCCGGAATGCGGACATCAAAAAGATGAAACCATGCCCACTGACGCCTGTCAGTATTTCTATGAATGTGAAAACTGCCACCAGGTATTAAAGCCAAAAGCAGGAGATTGCTGTGTGTATTGCTCCTATGGTTCAGCACCTTGTCCACCAGTACAATTGGATTCTGATCAAGCATGTTGCTAG
- a CDS encoding helix-turn-helix domain-containing protein: protein MQEEKISSYLCRHLEHDYGYLSTLFSSFENITIERYLILQRIERVKELLIYNEQTLSAIAFQAGYSTVQYMTSQFKQYTGMTP, encoded by the coding sequence GTGCAGGAAGAAAAAATTTCAAGCTATCTGTGCCGACATCTTGAACACGATTACGGCTATTTAAGCACCCTGTTTTCGTCTTTTGAAAACATTACCATTGAACGCTACCTCATCCTGCAACGGATTGAGCGGGTGAAAGAACTGCTGATCTACAATGAACAAACCTTGAGCGCCATCGCCTTTCAGGCGGGTTACAGCACGGTTCAGTATATGACCAGCCAGTTTAAGCAATATACAGGAATGACCCCTTAA
- the adhP gene encoding alcohol dehydrogenase AdhP translates to MKAAVVTEFGQPLKIEEMPVKAPNENQILVQVMASGVCHTDLHAADGDWPVKPRLPLIPGHEGIGYVAAVGSNVKNTKEGDIVGVPWLYSACGHCEHCITGWETLCESQVNGGYSIDGGFAEYVLADPNYVGRFSGTIDFVQMAPILCAGVTVYKGLKETEVRPGQWVAVSGIGGLGHVAVQYAKAMGLHVLAVDVADDKLNLAKKLGADMAVNGKNPDEVMNARKETGGVHGVLVTAVSPVAFLQALDLLRRKGTLVMNGLPPGSFDLPIFETVLNRYTVRGSIVGTRKDLQEAIDFAMEGKVTTTVKSAPLEDINLIFDQMKKGQIEGRMVLDIGH, encoded by the coding sequence ATGAAAGCGGCTGTGGTTACAGAGTTTGGCCAACCGCTTAAAATTGAAGAGATGCCTGTAAAGGCCCCAAATGAAAACCAAATCCTGGTGCAGGTAATGGCATCAGGAGTATGCCATACGGATTTGCATGCAGCTGATGGGGACTGGCCTGTCAAGCCCAGGTTGCCGCTCATTCCTGGCCATGAAGGCATTGGCTATGTGGCGGCTGTGGGCTCCAATGTAAAAAATACCAAAGAAGGAGATATCGTGGGTGTTCCCTGGCTCTACAGTGCCTGCGGTCATTGCGAGCATTGCATTACGGGTTGGGAAACACTGTGCGAGTCGCAGGTAAACGGAGGCTACAGCATAGATGGCGGCTTTGCGGAATACGTGTTGGCCGACCCTAACTATGTTGGTCGTTTCAGTGGGACCATAGACTTTGTACAGATGGCACCTATTTTATGTGCAGGCGTAACGGTGTACAAAGGCCTAAAAGAAACCGAAGTACGACCGGGGCAGTGGGTGGCCGTTTCCGGTATAGGTGGCTTAGGTCACGTGGCAGTGCAATACGCCAAAGCCATGGGGCTGCATGTGCTTGCAGTGGATGTGGCAGATGACAAATTGAACTTGGCCAAAAAACTTGGAGCCGATATGGCCGTCAACGGTAAGAATCCCGATGAAGTGATGAATGCCCGAAAAGAAACAGGGGGTGTTCATGGCGTGTTGGTCACGGCTGTGTCACCAGTGGCTTTCCTGCAGGCGCTGGACCTGCTACGCAGAAAAGGAACGCTGGTAATGAATGGACTTCCTCCCGGTAGCTTTGATCTGCCCATTTTTGAAACCGTATTGAATCGCTATACGGTACGGGGCTCCATTGTTGGCACCAGGAAAGACCTGCAGGAAGCTATCGACTTTGCAATGGAAGGAAAGGTAACCACCACGGTAAAATCCGCTCCGCTGGAAGATATCAACCTAATCTTTGATCAAATGAAAAAGGGACAGATAGAAGGCCGTATGGTACTGGATATTGGTCATTAA
- a CDS encoding YceI family protein — MKRFIKIETYFLLLAVVALSLPATAQQHYELMGSQSLKVAGTSTLHDWEMVSEKPEGSASITLSGERIKEIVSLSVTIPVNTLKSGKSGMDENAYKALRAKQHPNIHFELTRAQVDDLTIFAGGRLTIAGTTRPVEFKVDYRVSGKNIRFKGSLPVTFSQFNMDPPTAVFGTIKTGNDLKISFETFFKQSNN; from the coding sequence ATGAAACGATTCATAAAAATAGAAACATATTTCCTGCTTTTGGCAGTCGTAGCGCTTTCCCTACCGGCAACTGCACAACAGCACTATGAGCTGATGGGCAGTCAATCTTTGAAGGTAGCGGGAACCTCCACCCTACACGATTGGGAGATGGTTTCTGAAAAACCGGAGGGTTCGGCAAGTATTACCCTGAGCGGTGAGCGGATCAAGGAAATAGTGTCCTTGTCGGTAACCATACCGGTAAATACGTTGAAAAGCGGCAAAAGTGGGATGGACGAAAATGCCTATAAGGCGCTGAGAGCGAAGCAACATCCCAACATCCACTTTGAACTGACCAGGGCACAGGTGGATGACCTCACCATCTTTGCCGGTGGCAGGCTCACCATTGCCGGTACTACCAGGCCAGTTGAGTTCAAGGTAGACTATCGGGTTTCTGGAAAAAACATTCGCTTCAAAGGAAGCCTGCCCGTGACTTTCAGTCAGTTCAATATGGATCCGCCAACAGCAGTATTTGGTACCATAAAGACAGGAAATGACCTGAAGATTTCTTTCGAAACCTTTTTTAAACAATCAAACAATTAA
- a CDS encoding HYC_CC_PP family protein produces the protein MQRFRKISAILLSILVLLSSTSFTFGMHFCMGQLESIALFSGAEPCEMATQKSPCATDKHDPDCEHQQVTKKGCCEDQTVVMEGHEDLTQVSKVAVPDFQMIAVLYAVVSFLFRAPAVDYYSFNDYSPPLIERDIIVLVQSFLI, from the coding sequence GTGCAACGTTTTAGAAAAATATCGGCCATCCTGCTTTCCATATTGGTGCTGCTCAGTTCCACGAGCTTCACCTTTGGTATGCATTTTTGCATGGGGCAGTTGGAGAGCATTGCACTTTTTTCCGGGGCTGAGCCCTGCGAAATGGCCACACAGAAATCACCTTGTGCCACGGATAAGCATGATCCAGATTGCGAACATCAGCAGGTCACTAAAAAGGGTTGTTGCGAAGACCAGACTGTAGTAATGGAAGGACATGAAGACCTTACCCAAGTGTCCAAAGTGGCGGTTCCTGACTTTCAAATGATCGCAGTGCTCTACGCTGTGGTATCGTTTCTTTTCAGAGCCCCTGCAGTTGATTATTATTCGTTTAACGACTATTCCCCCCCATTGATTGAGCGTGACATTATTGTACTCGTTCAGTCCTTCCTTATTTGA